Proteins encoded within one genomic window of Pleurocapsa minor HA4230-MV1:
- the sixA gene encoding phosphohistidine phosphatase SixA, whose amino-acid sequence MEAYLIRHGIAGEKGTYADDEQRPLVKKGRDKTAQVAQRLVSVGLKFDLLLTSPLVRAAQTAEILQQAGLAKTMETFTPLQPDGAIAEWLEWLQQYQLQHPDAKIALVGHQPDLGNWAEMLLWGDIKGQIEVKKSGVIGLKIPQFGTPIARSTLFLHVSPKWLIC is encoded by the coding sequence ATGGAAGCATATTTAATTCGTCATGGTATTGCTGGGGAAAAAGGAACTTATGCCGATGATGAACAGCGTCCTCTGGTAAAAAAGGGTCGAGATAAAACTGCTCAAGTGGCACAGCGTTTAGTAAGTGTCGGCTTAAAATTCGATCTACTCTTAACCAGTCCTTTAGTGCGCGCTGCTCAAACCGCAGAAATTTTGCAGCAAGCAGGTTTGGCTAAAACGATGGAAACTTTTACGCCCTTACAACCCGATGGCGCGATCGCCGAATGGTTAGAGTGGCTACAGCAATACCAACTGCAACATCCCGATGCCAAAATAGCCTTGGTGGGACATCAGCCAGATTTAGGCAATTGGGCAGAAATGCTGCTCTGGGGAGATATTAAAGGGCAAATTGAGGTTAAGAAATCAGGAGTAATCGGCTTGAAAATTCCTCAATTTGGCACTCCCATCGCCCGCAGCACTTTGTTTTTACATGTCTCGCCTAAGTGGTTGATTTGCTAG
- a CDS encoding bifunctional oligoribonuclease/PAP phosphatase NrnA, protein MSSNLNTSLEHRLAHKTTPKKQFEAVEGNKFGKEKKDSDLVKIVHQLTKVLEQHRGERQIIVIQDFPDPDALSSAWAYQLIAANYDISCDIVYGGTLSHQENITLVRLTGLPATKYIHTALQEQDLSVYQGCVLIDSQGTNSQLYAVVEAAGIPLLVVVDHHSKQGEIKAEFVDLRPQTRATATILTQYIQSGMLEFDSSNENHVKCATALMHGLRSDTNRLMQAKEEDFIAAAYLSRFYDSQLLNAVLQSARSRRVMNVIERALRNCVTKKNFSISGVGYLRYDDRDAIPQAADFLVTEEDIHTAVVYGIVHNEDDDNELVIGSLRTTKLTLDPDEFIKETLGKDIQGRFFGGGRHMAGGFEIPVGFLNGFNDNAEYTKLKWEVFDRQIKQKLMRLVEPEDNVIAAD, encoded by the coding sequence ATGTCATCTAACCTAAACACTTCTCTAGAACATCGTTTAGCCCATAAAACTACGCCAAAAAAACAGTTTGAAGCTGTCGAGGGTAATAAATTTGGTAAAGAGAAAAAGGATAGCGATTTAGTTAAGATAGTTCATCAGTTGACCAAGGTTTTAGAGCAGCATCGAGGAGAAAGGCAAATTATCGTAATTCAGGATTTTCCTGACCCTGATGCCTTGTCTAGCGCCTGGGCATATCAACTTATTGCTGCCAATTATGACATTAGCTGCGATATTGTCTATGGAGGCACTTTGTCTCACCAAGAGAATATTACTTTGGTTAGATTGACTGGGTTACCTGCCACTAAATATATTCATACTGCCTTACAAGAACAAGATTTATCGGTTTATCAAGGCTGTGTGTTAATCGATAGTCAGGGAACAAATAGTCAGCTTTATGCGGTGGTAGAAGCAGCAGGTATACCCCTGCTGGTGGTAGTCGATCATCATAGTAAACAGGGAGAAATTAAAGCCGAATTTGTCGATCTGCGCCCGCAAACTAGAGCTACCGCCACCATTTTGACGCAATATATCCAGTCAGGAATGCTGGAATTTGACTCTAGTAACGAAAACCACGTTAAGTGTGCTACCGCGTTAATGCATGGCTTGCGTTCAGATACTAATCGTTTGATGCAGGCGAAGGAAGAAGACTTTATTGCTGCTGCTTATTTAAGTCGTTTTTACGATTCTCAGCTGTTGAATGCCGTATTACAGTCCGCGCGATCGCGTCGAGTTATGAACGTAATTGAACGAGCTTTACGCAATTGCGTGACCAAGAAGAATTTCTCGATTTCTGGAGTCGGTTATTTACGCTATGATGATCGCGATGCCATTCCCCAAGCAGCAGATTTTCTAGTAACGGAAGAGGATATTCATACCGCTGTAGTCTACGGTATTGTCCATAACGAGGACGATGATAATGAGCTGGTAATTGGTTCTTTGCGGACTACTAAACTGACCTTAGACCCCGACGAATTTATTAAGGAAACATTGGGTAAAGATATCCAGGGCAGATTTTTTGGTGGTGGTAGACATATGGCGGGAGGTTTCGAGATTCCTGTCGGCTTCTTAAATGGCTTCAACGATAATGCTGAATATACCAAATTAAAATGGGAAGTGTTTGACAGACAGATCAAACAAAAACTAATGCGCTTAGTTGAACCTGAAGATAATGTAATTGCTGCTGATTAA
- the alr gene encoding alanine racemase, protein MVSWQQQKPQKLPQDPLSRLVNRQRAWVEVDLDALAHNVLTLKSWLNPQTKLMAVVKADAYGHGAVTVAQTALTHGADSLAIATLAEGVELRNSGITAPMLILGAINAVEDIQAVAAWDLEVTICNSEQAVVFQHTLARLGKSLAVHLKLDTGMSRLGTNWQSAVAFVTLVKSLPNLKIASVYSHFSTADESDRQIMDLQHQRFQTAIAQLKTVGFNPPQIHLANSAATLSDRSTHYDMVRVGLALYGLYPAAHLSQVLELKPVLQVKAKITQVKTIPPGEGVSYGRQFITQAKTKIAVVGIGYADGVPRNLSNRLQAIVAGQLASQIGSITMDQLMLRVDHLPHVQAGDIVTLIGQQNQFKITADDWANKLNTISWEILCGFKHRLPRIFV, encoded by the coding sequence ATGGTGAGTTGGCAGCAGCAAAAGCCCCAAAAATTGCCTCAAGACCCATTATCTCGGTTGGTAAATCGTCAACGCGCTTGGGTTGAGGTCGATCTAGATGCTCTAGCTCATAATGTTCTGACTCTCAAATCTTGGCTCAATCCGCAAACCAAATTGATGGCGGTAGTTAAAGCCGATGCCTATGGACATGGTGCAGTTACTGTTGCCCAAACCGCTTTGACTCATGGTGCAGATAGTTTAGCGATCGCCACTTTAGCAGAAGGAGTCGAATTACGTAACTCAGGAATTACCGCACCGATGCTAATTTTGGGCGCGATTAATGCCGTGGAAGATATTCAAGCGGTGGCTGCTTGGGATTTGGAAGTCACAATTTGTAATTCTGAACAAGCAGTGGTTTTTCAGCACACTTTGGCTAGATTAGGTAAGTCACTAGCAGTTCATCTCAAGCTAGATACTGGCATGTCTCGTCTGGGAACCAATTGGCAGTCGGCTGTCGCTTTTGTAACTTTGGTTAAAAGTTTGCCTAATTTAAAGATTGCCAGTGTCTATTCACACTTTTCGACGGCTGATGAAAGCGATCGTCAGATCATGGATTTACAACATCAGCGTTTTCAAACAGCGATCGCTCAATTAAAAACTGTTGGATTCAACCCACCTCAAATTCATCTGGCAAATTCTGCTGCAACTTTAAGCGATCGCTCCACTCATTACGACATGGTACGAGTTGGACTGGCTTTATATGGTTTATATCCTGCTGCTCATCTCAGTCAGGTACTCGAACTTAAGCCAGTATTACAGGTTAAAGCTAAAATTACCCAGGTAAAAACCATCCCCCCAGGAGAAGGAGTCAGCTATGGTCGCCAGTTTATTACTCAAGCAAAGACTAAAATAGCAGTGGTGGGGATTGGCTATGCTGATGGTGTCCCACGCAATTTATCCAATCGACTACAGGCGATCGTGGCGGGACAGTTAGCATCACAAATTGGCTCGATTACGATGGATCAGCTTATGCTGCGGGTAGATCATCTCCCTCATGTTCAAGCAGGAGATATTGTTACTTTAATTGGTCAACAAAATCAGTTCAAAATTACTGCCGACGATTGGGCAAACAAACTTAATACGATCTCGTGGGAAATTCTCTGTGGGTTTAAGCATCGTTTACCCAGGATCTTTGTCTGA
- a CDS encoding HNH endonuclease has product MGKVLVLNASYEPLNITSWRRAVVLLIKGKAEQLEHRGEFVYSGFPLPTVIRLRYYVRVPYKEIPLTRRNVLERDTNTCQYCKAKGDQLTIDHVIPRSRGGGDTWENLVAACVRCNVKKGNRTPKEAEMSLQTKPRRPYSSLHFELIKYTQGNSNQEWKKYVIGI; this is encoded by the coding sequence ATGGGTAAGGTTTTAGTACTGAATGCTTCCTATGAACCCCTTAATATCACTAGTTGGCGCCGAGCAGTGGTGTTACTGATTAAAGGTAAAGCAGAACAGCTGGAACATCGAGGTGAGTTTGTTTATAGTGGCTTCCCTCTACCAACAGTAATCCGTTTAAGATATTATGTAAGAGTACCCTATAAAGAAATTCCGCTGACTCGTCGTAATGTTTTGGAACGAGATACCAACACTTGTCAGTATTGTAAAGCAAAAGGCGATCAATTAACAATCGATCATGTAATTCCGCGATCGCGTGGTGGTGGAGATACCTGGGAAAACCTCGTAGCAGCCTGTGTTAGGTGTAATGTAAAAAAAGGTAATCGTACTCCTAAAGAAGCGGAAATGTCGCTGCAAACTAAACCCCGTCGCCCTTATAGTAGTCTGCATTTTGAGCTAATAAAATACACTCAGGGCAACTCTAATCAAGAGTGGAAAAAATACGTAATCGGCATTTAA
- a CDS encoding DUF29 domain-containing protein: MTNLQKLHESDFNLWVEEIKTKIQRRDLEDMDWDNLLDEIDDMGASQKRALDSYLQRLIEHVLKLQYWEGERDRCRNGWMAEIANFRGRIKRILKKNPSLKNYMVNEYDEIYQDAITTMKFQFHLPDDCFISLQEIMREDLFLGSR; this comes from the coding sequence ATGACTAATCTACAGAAATTACATGAATCTGACTTCAACCTCTGGGTGGAAGAAATAAAGACAAAAATTCAGCGACGAGATCTTGAGGACATGGACTGGGATAATCTTCTGGACGAAATTGATGATATGGGGGCGAGTCAAAAAAGAGCTTTAGACAGCTATCTGCAAAGATTAATTGAACATGTTTTAAAGCTTCAATATTGGGAAGGTGAACGCGATCGCTGTCGTAATGGTTGGATGGCAGAGATAGCTAATTTTAGAGGCAGAATCAAGCGCATTCTTAAAAAAAATCCTAGTCTCAAGAACTACATGGTTAATGAATATGATGAAATCTATCAAGATGCTATAACAACAATGAAATTTCAGTTTCATTTGCCTGATGATTGTTTTATTTCATTGCAG